In Candidatus Schekmanbacteria bacterium, the following proteins share a genomic window:
- a CDS encoding MBL fold metallo-hydrolase: protein MERKRIAVDCFTVGPFMENCFILSNEEGKAVVVDPGDESEKIISHLEKNNLTPLVLLATHAHIDHIGAVEDLKKRYSVPFVLHKDDEGLLKMADEQSRMVGLSFGDIPEVDIFLKNENEVLTFDNFRFDVIHTPGHTRGGVCYKISDILFSGDTLFRNSIGRTDFPGGSYSQIMDSIINKIVPLGDDIRVFCGHGPDTTIGIERKNNPFILDPEQYKNIL from the coding sequence AAGAATAGCAGTTGATTGTTTTACTGTGGGACCGTTTATGGAAAACTGCTTTATTCTAAGTAATGAAGAGGGCAAAGCAGTTGTTGTTGACCCGGGAGACGAGTCAGAAAAAATCATATCTCATCTTGAAAAGAATAATCTTACTCCATTGGTTCTCCTTGCCACGCATGCTCATATCGACCATATAGGCGCAGTTGAAGATTTGAAAAAAAGATATAGTGTACCGTTTGTCCTTCATAAGGATGATGAAGGGCTTTTGAAAATGGCTGATGAGCAATCGAGGATGGTGGGCCTTTCATTTGGAGATATTCCTGAGGTAGATATTTTTTTGAAGAATGAAAATGAAGTGCTAACTTTTGACAATTTTAGGTTTGATGTAATTCATACACCGGGCCATACTCGCGGCGGTGTATGTTATAAGATTTCAGACATTCTATTTTCGGGAGATACGCTTTTCAGAAACTCAATCGGAAGAACCGATTTTCCGGGAGGAAGTTACAGCCAAATAATGGATTCCATTATCAATAAGATAGTACCACTTGGAGATGATATTAGGGTTTTTTGCGGACATGGTCCTGATACTACAATAGGCATTGAAAGAAAAAACAATCCTTTTATTCTTGACCCTGAACAGTATAAGAATATACTGTAG